From Candidatus Hydrogenedentota bacterium:
GAAACGCCGTTCCGCGAGACGATGGCGTGCGACCGCCCCGTCAGTCCCTACGCGGCGACAAAGCGAATGAACGAGTTGATGGCGCACGTGTACCACCGCGTGTACGGGCTCCGCGTGACGCTGCTGCGTTTCTTTACGGTGTACGGCCCGCGCCAGCGGCCGGAGATGGCGATCCACAAATTCGCGAAACTGATCGACGAAGGCAAACCCGTGCCGATGTTCGGCGACGGATCGGCACTGCGGGACTACACGTATATCGACGACATCATGGATGGTGTGCTCAAGGCCATCGACACGCCTTTCGACTACGAAATCTTCAATCTCGGCGAGAGCCACACAACAAGCCTGAAGGATCTGATTGGTCTGCTCGGCGAGTTGATGGGCAAGGACGTGAAAATCGAACCGCTGCCGTTCCCGCCGTCCGATATGGAGACGACCTACGCCGACGTCTCGAAGGCCCGCGAGATGTTGGGATACGCGCCGACGACGAGTATGCGGGAGGGGCTTGCGCGATTCATCGGTTGGTATCGGGACCAGATTCGTCCATCTGACTGAGCGATCGCATCATGCCGCGCTCGAGTGGCCATACGTTCCCGCGCGCGTAGGGATAATACATCGCACGGCCGTCGAGGAATATCACGTGTTGACCCTTCCCGCTGTGGACCTCGGGGCGCTCGATAAACACCGGAATGCGAGACGGATCTCGATACCAGTTATTCCACGCGCCGCCCGGGGGCAGGTCCTTCAACGACTGGACGCGGAGCAACGCGTTCCGGCCATCTGACCGGGACTTCGCGAGTGGAATCACGTCCTCAAGAGGTTCTCCCTTGGCCATCTTGGCCGAGTAATAGCTGGCGAGGGTCCTTCCGTCGGCCTCGTCCTCCAGCATGTACCCCAAGTACAGGAAGCGCGAATCATCGACTTTTCCGTCCGGATAGATCGCATTAACGAGGTCGTTGGCCGCGGTCATCTTGTTTTGTGACTCTATTTTATAGTCAACAGTCAGCATTCCAGACTCCGACGACAGCCTCAGCGGTGAAGTGGCCGCGGCATAGTCAAGGAATCGGGCGACGGCCGGGGCAACGAATTCGCGACAGTGGCAGGTGCCGCGGACGTGAACGGCATCCGCGCGTTGAACGGACAGCACGATAGCAACTACGACCACCGTTGCAGCGCCGATTCCCATGCTCAGCGGCACGACGGAGCGCGACCGCCGGACTTGCTCGGTATTGCTCATGAGACCAATTCCTCTCTTCACGGGGCGAAATCGTACTCAGAGGCAGTCGCCCAAGTCGAGTTAGCGTGATCGAACCGCGAACCATTCGGCATACATAGTGTCAGATTGGTTGGCACGCGCGGCGGTCTACGCGTTTATTCGTATTGCCGTTCTTCGGGATGTGGGCTATACTCGTAGTCGCCAACAGGAGATTGCCGTTCATGGACCCATTGATGGCTGCGCTGCGACGGCTTCGGTTACGACTGTTCATCACACAGTGGACGCGAGCGGTAGTTATTTCGCTCATTGCGAGTACCGCGCTCGCGTGCGGGTGGCTGTTGGTGGCGCGGCTGTTCCCGACGGTCGGACCGGTGGAACCGGTGTCCCTCGTGCTTGTCGTCTTGGGGCTCCTTGCCGCGACGACATTTTCCGTGTGGAAGCGTCCGAGCGTACTGAAGGCGGCGCTCGAAGCGGACAAACGCCTGGGCCTCCACGAACGTATCACCAGTTCGCTGCAGTTGGAGGGCGTCGAGGGTGCGATGGTCGATGCCGTGCACGCCGACGCGCGCGCGCAGTTGGCGCGGCTTAATTACACGGGCGAATTCCCCTTTACGACGCCGCGCGCAATCCGTTGGCTTGCGTTCCCGGTTGTGCTGTTCCTGGTGGGCTACGTACTGCTGCCCGAGTTTGATTTGTTCGGGCAGCGCAAGCGCGAAGCCGAGGCGAAGGCCAAGGAAACGGCGATGCGCGTCGAGGCGCAACGGCTCGAGGAAATTGTAAAGCTGTTGAAAGAACTCGGGCTGGAGGACAACGCGGACCTTGCCGCGTTAACTGGCGAAATCGAACGCATTGCCGAGCAATTGAAGTCCGGAGAGCTGTCGGAGAAGCAGGCGTTTGCAAAGCTCACGAATCTCACCGACCGTTTGGCGGAACAGCGCGAGAAACTCGGGGAGAAGGCTGCGCTGCCGAATCTGGCGAATGAGATCTCGAAGCTCGAGTTCAGCAAGGACCTCGCCGAGAATGTGCAGAAAGGCGAGTTTGGCGAGGCGCAGCAGAAAGCGCAGGAACTCGCGGAAAAGGCGCTTTCCGAAAATGCGACGCCGGAGGAGAAAGAGAAAATCGCTACCGAACTCGCCAACCTCGCGAACATGCTCGGCGAGATGGACCCGGAATTGGCGAAGGCCCTTTCAGAGCTGTCCGCTGCGTTGAAGATGGATGACATCGAGGCCGCGAAGAAGGCGATGGAAGGCGTCAAGCTCTCGCTTGAAGACCTGAAGAAACTGGTGGAGCAGCTCGAAAAACTGAGCAAATGCGAAGGTAAGCTCGGCGAGTGCAAGAACAAAATGTATTGCAGCGCCTGCAAAGGCATGTGCAAAGGCGACTGCGACAAATATCTCATGGGGCTCGGCAAGGTTCCGGGCCTTGGCCAAGGCGGAGCCAATGGATGGGGCGCCGGTCAGGGCGGGCTGTACGCGGGCTGGGGCCAGGGCAATCGCGAGGGCGAGGCGCCCGGTTTTGAAGCCTCGGCCGACCCAACGATGGTGCCCGGCGAAGTGACCAAGGGCAAAATCCTCGCGACAATCATGCAGCGCGCGGCGCCGGACGGCGACGAGAGCGCAACCATAGATTACTCGTCCCAGGCAATCGTACAGATCCAACAGCAGAGCGAAGAGGCGCTAACGAAGGAAGAAATCCCGCCGGGCGCAAAGGAATTCGTGCGGCAGTATTTCGGGTCGCTGGAGCCGGAGAACCGGCGCCAGGTCAGCGCACCCGGACCTGACCCCGCCACAGCGGAAACTCCGGTGGCGCCGTAAAGGATTCATCGCTCGTCCCGTCCCGGCCGTAACGGTGCCTGAGAGTTGCTCTTGGTGCGAGAGGCTTACGATTGCAAGACGTTCGATTTCAGTACCGGCCCTGCTACGCTCCCGCGCGCCGCACGGTTAGGTTCATTGGACCGATCGGCCGCGCCGAGACTTTCCATTTTCGCAGCAAACCTACGACTCCCGTAGATCGTGCACAGCCAATCTTCTCCGCACACCCTGTCACGGAGCGGCATTCGTGAGCAACTGGTGGGACCATCTGCCGCTGTTGAACACGTTTGGGATGCGTTTTGCGTATCCATGGGCACTGCTGCTTCTCGCGCTGGTTCCGTACACGATATATCTGGGCCGGCGCGTGCGTACGCTTTCGCAATCGCGCAAGTGGATTTCGATCGCGTTGCGATGTCTCGTGCTGTTGTGCCTCATTGCCGCGCTGGCCGGCGCGGAACTCATTCGATTCAATGACAAACTAGCAGTGTTCTTTCTGCTTGACCAGTCCGACAGCGTGCCCGCGGCGCGACGGGCCGAAGCGGAACGGGCCGTGCAGACGCTTTGCGACGCATATATGACGTCAAAAGACGAGGCGGGCGTGATCGTGTTCGGCGAGTACCCGAGCATCGAACTTGCGGTGGGCCCCAAGCCGGCGCTCGAATCGGTCCAGTCGGAAGTTGGCGGGGAACAGACCGACCTGGCCGCTGCGTTGCGGCTCGCCATTGCCGCGTCACCGCAAGGGTATATGCGCCGCATTGTCGCATTCACAGACGGCAACGAGACGCACGGTTCCGTGATGGAGGAGATCAAACTTGCCAACGCGATTGGGGCGTCGGTGGATTTCGTGCCGCTCGATATCGGAGGACAGAGCGAGGTTCGCATCGCCGAAGTGTCCGCGCCAAACCGTGTGAACGCGAGCGAGCCGTTCAAAGTGCAGGTGACGGTGCACGCCGACCAGGACTGCGAGGCGACGCTGCGACTGTATCAAAAGGTCAAGGACGGGACGGTGATGCTGCCGCCCGCGCAGGTGCACCTGCAAAAGGGAGAGAACGCGTTTCTCTTGCCGCAGGAACTTGTGACGCCGGGATTCTATGAATATGAGGCCGTCGTCGAATCGGCGAGTGACACGGTTACGGCGAATAACGAAGGCCGCGCGTTCACAGTGATATATGGCCAGCCGAAGGTGCTGTACCTAGAGGCCGATCCCGAGCACAGCGCGCGATTGGGCGAAGCGCTGGCCGCGGAAGGGCTGCAAGTCGATCGCGCGGATTTCGGATCGATGCCGACGACGCTCGCGCAAATGCAGAACTACGACGCATTGGTCCTGTCTAACGTGAGCGCGACCGATCTGTCCAGCGATCAATTGAAATCGTTCGAGGTGATGGTTCGCGATATGGGAATTGGGCTGGTGATGGTCGGCGGGCCGGACACATTTGGCGCGGGGGGATATTTTGAGACGCCGGTGGAGCGCGCGCTTCCCGTGAGCATGGATCTGAAGCAGCGCAGAGTGATGCCGCAGGGCGCGCTCGTGCTGGTGCTTGACAAGTCGGGCAGTATGTCCGGCGAAAAGGTGCAATTGGCGAAGGCCGCGGCGATTGCGTCCGTGAAGCTGCTGAGTGAACAGGATTACGTGGGCGTCGTTGCATTCGACAGCGAACCGTATTGGGTCGTGGACGTGCAGGAAGCGCGAAACCGGTCGGCGATTATCCGAGCAATCGAAGGGATTGGGCCGGGCGGCGGAACGGACATATATCCCGCGCTGGTGCAGGGCTACGACGCGCTGTTGCGGGCGACGGCCTCGTTAAGGCACATCGTGTTGCTGACGGATGGACAGTCGCAAGGCGGAGACTATCCGGCCGTGTTGCAGGCGATGAACGAGGCGTCGATCACGGTCTCGACCGTTGCGATTGGCGACGGGGCGGACGTGCAATTGCTCCAGGCGATTGCGGGTTCCGGCAACGGCCGCTTCTACTACACGCAAAACCCCTACGACGTCCCGCAGATTCTCACCAAGGAGGCGGCGGTCGTGAAGAAGGGAATGCTGATCGAGAAGCAGTTCACACCGCAGGTGCAGTACGATTCGGAAATCTTGCGCGGCCTTTCGTCGGACGCGATGCCGGACCTGCTGGGCTACGTGGCGACCACGCCGAAGGACAATGCGATCGTTTCGCTGGTGTCGCACGAGGGCGATCCGGTGTTGGCGCAGTGGCGGTATGGCCTGGGCAAGTCAGTGGCATATACATCGGACGTGACGACGCGCTGGGCGCCACGCTGGCTCGAGTGGGACGGATTCGGCCGGTTTTGGTCGCAGGCGGTCCGGTGGTCCATGCGCGAGACCTCGCCGTCGAACTTTCGCGTCGAGACGTCGATCAAAGACGGCAAAGGATACCTGAAGATTGACGCGGTAAACGATCAGGGACAATACGTCAACTTTCTGAAGCCGAAAGGCGTGGTGACGGGACCGCCGCCGGACTTTGCGCGACAAGACATTGCGATCGCGCAGACAGCGCCGGGAATCTACGAAGGCACGTTTCCGCTCGGCAATCGTGGCGTGTACATGATCAACATGACGTACACGCGCGAAGACGGTTCGCAGGGGATGATCCCCGCGGGCCTCGCCTTGAACTACTCGAAAGAATACGAACACAACACGACGAACCTGCCGTTGCTCGAACGGCTTGCGGCAGTTGGCGGCGGGCGCGTCGCCAAACCGACCGATAACCCGTTCGAGCACAACCTTCCGAAGCAGCGGTCGATCATGCCGATCTGGCCGTACCTCGCCGCTGCGGGCGCATGCCTGTTTCCCGTCGAGATATTTGTGCGACGTGTCGTATTCAACGTTGCGTCCGTTTTCGCATGGGCAATTGCGCTGTTGCGCCGGCTGCCCGGATTGGCCCGAGTGATTCCGCAACCCACACAAAAACGGACGCAACTCACCGGCGCCTACGGCACAATGACCGCGCCCTCGACGAGTTTTGTGTACGTTGCGTCGGGAACTTTTTCCCTGGAAGGACAAGAGGCTGTCGCCGCGATGCATACGCCGGTAAACGCCCCCGTCGCGGACGGCGGCGGAGTTACGGTGACGGCGGACGAGATGAAGGCGAAGGGCCGCTCGGATTACACGCGACAATTGTTGGAAGCCAAGGACCGCGCGCTGGACAAACGAAAACGAAAGCGATAGCGCGCGAAAAGGAGAAGAATCATGGACGTAGTGAAAGCCGCCGAGGATTTTCGACAGGACTTTCAACGCCTGCACGACGAGATCGCAAAGGTGATTGTCGGCGGAGAGACGATAATCGACGGCGTGCTCACGTGCCTGTTCGCGGGCGGGCACTGCCTGCTCGAGGGCGTGCCGGGACTTGGAAAGACGCTGCTCGTACGGACGTTGAGCGAGGCGTTGAGCCTGAATTTTTCGCGCATTCAATTCACGCCCGACCTGATGCCCGCGGACATCATCGGCACGAATATCATCGCGGAAGACGATGCGGGACACCGCGAATTCCGTTTTCGCCCTGGGCCGATTTTCGCGAACATCGTTCTCGCGGACGAAATCAACCGTGCGACGCCGAAGACGCAGTCCGCACTGCTCGAAGCGATGCAGGAGCATACGGTGACCGTGGCACGGCACATTCACAAACTCGAAGAGCCATTCTTCGTGATGGCGACACAGAACCCGATCGAAATGGAAGGGACCTACACGTTGCCCGAGGCGCAACTCGATCGGTTCTTCTATAAGCTGCTCGTCGATTATCCCGGCGAACAGGACCTGATGAAGATACTCGACCGCACGACGGTGCGCGACGTGGCCCACGGCACTTCCGTGATGGACGCCGCATCCATCGCCAACTGGCAGGGACTCGTGCGCGACGTGGCCGCCGCGCCGCAGATAGTGAACTACGCCGTGCGGCTGGTGCTTGCCACGCAGCCGGCAAAGCAACATTCGACCGAATTGGTGAACAAGTACGTGCGGTTCGGCTCCAGCCCGCGCGGCGCCCAGGCGCTCATGCTCGGCGGAAAAGTCAGTGCACTGCGCTCCGGACGGTATAACGTCGGGTTTGACGATATCCGCGTCGCGGCGTTGCCCGCGCTGAGGCATCGGATCATCCTGAACTTCGAAGCAGAAGCGGATGGAGTGACCTCTGATCAGATCGTCGCCGACCTGTTGACGAAGACGGATACCGCGGCGAAAGTGGCGTGAGCGGGTTTCGGGTTTCGGGTACCGGGTTCCGCGGGCACGCAAACGAAGAGTTTTCGCCCACGCAATGGTATCCACGGGGAGACCCCCGGGACTTGCGGGGATACTTACACAGGAGGCAATAATGGCCAGAGCCTTGACTACGTATCGTGACTTAGATGTCTGGAAGAGGTCGATTGATCTGGTTGTCAGTGTATATGGTGTAACGAAAAGCTTTCCGGACACGGAAAGGTACGCTCTAACGTCGCAGACGCAGCGCGCTGCCGTATCTATACCGGCCAATGTTGCCGAAGGATACGGTCGATCGCACCGGCGCGAATATCTTCAACATATTTCCATCGCGCGAGGTTCGTTGGCGGAACTCGAGACCCACCTCATTATCGCGGTCAAGTTGGGATACATTTCTCGCGAACAAATCAAGGCAACGTGGAACTTGGCGCAGGACGTTGGAAAAATGCTCATTAAGCTGCATTCATCGTTAACTTCGCCAGTTTCAAAGGCAGCATCATGACAGCCCACACTCCAGGTTACATTTCTGCGGAACCCGGAACCCGGAACCCGGAACCCGACTTGCCATGACGCCGGCAACCTCAGCCACTCTCCTCTCCGCAGAATTCCTCCAGCGCCTGGAGCGGCTTGCCTTGCTGGCGAGGAAATCGCAGCTCGGCATGGCGAAGGGAGAACGCAAGAGCAAACGCAAAGGAAGCAGTGTCGAGTTCGCGGACTATCGAGATTACGTGCAAGGCGACGATCTGCGCCATGTTGACTGGAATATCTTCGGGCGGTTGGAGTCGCTATACCTGAAACTCTTCCAGGAGCAAGAAGACTTAACCGTTCACTTACTGATTGACGCAAGCCGATCGATGGGGTTTGGCACTCCGTCGAAGATTGACTTGGCGACAAAACTGGCCGCGGCCGTTGGGTACATCGGGTTGGTTGGGTATGACCGGGTGTCCGCCGAGTCGTTTGCGGACGGAATGACGCACCGGCTCGCGCCGTGCCGCGGGCGCGCGCACGCGGGAAAGCTGCTGACGTTTCTTAGCGAGGTGCGCGCGGACGGCAAAACGGCATTGGAAGACTCGACAAAATCATATGTCCTGCGTAACCGCGCAAAAGGCGTCGCGGTGCTGTTCTCGGACTTTCTCGACCGGAAAGGCTACGAGGGTTGCCTTCGCCGGTTGCTGCAGTCGGGATCGGATTGTTATGCGGTCCATGTGTTGTCACGCGAAGAAATCGATCCGCCGATCGCCGGCGACCTGAAGCTGCTCGACAGCGAATACGCGATGCACGTGGAGGTCAGCGCGAGTCCGTCGTTGCTTAAACGCTACAAGAGAAACCTCGAAGGTTTTTGCGAAAGTATTCGGAAGTATTGTCTCGCGCGTGGCATCGGGTACATTTTTGCGCCGAGCGACGAATCGCTCGAACGGCTCACGCTCGATGCCCTGCGCCGCGGGGGGATGTTCAAATGACGCCCTGGGATCAGTTCTGGCGAAATGCCAGCAATGGGCTGAGTAGCGCATTTCTTGCACCGCCGTACTTGTGGTTCCTCGGGCTTGTACCCGTCATCGTCATTCTTTATCTACTGAAGCTACGGCGGACGCAGGTCGTGATCGCAAGCACCCTGCTCTGGGCGAAAACCATTGAGGACCTCACCGCGAACGCGCCTTTCCAACGGTTGCGCAGGAACCTGCTGCTGTTGTTGCAGATTATCGTTGTCTTGTTCGTCGCGCTCGCGCTCGCGCGTCCATTTTTCAAGTTGCCGGGGACGGCCGGACAAAACCTGTGCCTTTTGATCGATCGGTCCGCAAGTATGCAGACGCGAGAAGGAAGTGAATTGCGCATGGACGTGGCGAAAACGAAAGCCCTTGACCTCGTCGCGGCGATGCAGCGTGGGGATCGGATGATGGTGGTAACGTTCGCGGAGACTGCCGACGTACTGAGTGAACTCACCGATGACCGGGCCAAACTGCGCGCGGCAATCGCGTCGATCGAGCCGGTGGACACGCGCACGCGGCTGCGTGACGCCATGTTTGTCGCCCATTCGCTGCGGTTGACCACGCCGGACCTGCATGCAGTGATTATCAGCGACGGAAACGTCGCCGATATCGACGAGATCGGACCGCGCTTCTTCGCGTCCGGCAGGCAAGCAACGGACGAATCCGCGGCATCCGCGTCGGGAGGGTACGG
This genomic window contains:
- a CDS encoding four helix bundle protein, with the protein product MARALTTYRDLDVWKRSIDLVVSVYGVTKSFPDTERYALTSQTQRAAVSIPANVAEGYGRSHRREYLQHISIARGSLAELETHLIIAVKLGYISREQIKATWNLAQDVGKMLIKLHSSLTSPVSKAAS
- a CDS encoding DUF58 domain-containing protein, with translation MTPATSATLLSAEFLQRLERLALLARKSQLGMAKGERKSKRKGSSVEFADYRDYVQGDDLRHVDWNIFGRLESLYLKLFQEQEDLTVHLLIDASRSMGFGTPSKIDLATKLAAAVGYIGLVGYDRVSAESFADGMTHRLAPCRGRAHAGKLLTFLSEVRADGKTALEDSTKSYVLRNRAKGVAVLFSDFLDRKGYEGCLRRLLQSGSDCYAVHVLSREEIDPPIAGDLKLLDSEYAMHVEVSASPSLLKRYKRNLEGFCESIRKYCLARGIGYIFAPSDESLERLTLDALRRGGMFK
- a CDS encoding VWA domain-containing protein, translated to MSNWWDHLPLLNTFGMRFAYPWALLLLALVPYTIYLGRRVRTLSQSRKWISIALRCLVLLCLIAALAGAELIRFNDKLAVFFLLDQSDSVPAARRAEAERAVQTLCDAYMTSKDEAGVIVFGEYPSIELAVGPKPALESVQSEVGGEQTDLAAALRLAIAASPQGYMRRIVAFTDGNETHGSVMEEIKLANAIGASVDFVPLDIGGQSEVRIAEVSAPNRVNASEPFKVQVTVHADQDCEATLRLYQKVKDGTVMLPPAQVHLQKGENAFLLPQELVTPGFYEYEAVVESASDTVTANNEGRAFTVIYGQPKVLYLEADPEHSARLGEALAAEGLQVDRADFGSMPTTLAQMQNYDALVLSNVSATDLSSDQLKSFEVMVRDMGIGLVMVGGPDTFGAGGYFETPVERALPVSMDLKQRRVMPQGALVLVLDKSGSMSGEKVQLAKAAAIASVKLLSEQDYVGVVAFDSEPYWVVDVQEARNRSAIIRAIEGIGPGGGTDIYPALVQGYDALLRATASLRHIVLLTDGQSQGGDYPAVLQAMNEASITVSTVAIGDGADVQLLQAIAGSGNGRFYYTQNPYDVPQILTKEAAVVKKGMLIEKQFTPQVQYDSEILRGLSSDAMPDLLGYVATTPKDNAIVSLVSHEGDPVLAQWRYGLGKSVAYTSDVTTRWAPRWLEWDGFGRFWSQAVRWSMRETSPSNFRVETSIKDGKGYLKIDAVNDQGQYVNFLKPKGVVTGPPPDFARQDIAIAQTAPGIYEGTFPLGNRGVYMINMTYTREDGSQGMIPAGLALNYSKEYEHNTTNLPLLERLAAVGGGRVAKPTDNPFEHNLPKQRSIMPIWPYLAAAGACLFPVEIFVRRVVFNVASVFAWAIALLRRLPGLARVIPQPTQKRTQLTGAYGTMTAPSTSFVYVASGTFSLEGQEAVAAMHTPVNAPVADGGGVTVTADEMKAKGRSDYTRQLLEAKDRALDKRKRKR
- a CDS encoding GDP-mannose 4,6-dehydratase; the encoded protein is MKRILVTGAAGFIGSHTCDALLARGDYVAGIDCFDSFYDPAIKRRNIAGALTSDRFRLHEIDICDEAALMRAFDAERPDVVVHLAARAGVRPSLEDPNLYNRVNVIGSQHILDACRKYMPSHLVFASSSSVYGGIKETPFRETMACDRPVSPYAATKRMNELMAHVYHRVYGLRVTLLRFFTVYGPRQRPEMAIHKFAKLIDEGKPVPMFGDGSALRDYTYIDDIMDGVLKAIDTPFDYEIFNLGESHTTSLKDLIGLLGELMGKDVKIEPLPFPPSDMETTYADVSKAREMLGYAPTTSMREGLARFIGWYRDQIRPSD
- a CDS encoding AAA family ATPase: MDVVKAAEDFRQDFQRLHDEIAKVIVGGETIIDGVLTCLFAGGHCLLEGVPGLGKTLLVRTLSEALSLNFSRIQFTPDLMPADIIGTNIIAEDDAGHREFRFRPGPIFANIVLADEINRATPKTQSALLEAMQEHTVTVARHIHKLEEPFFVMATQNPIEMEGTYTLPEAQLDRFFYKLLVDYPGEQDLMKILDRTTVRDVAHGTSVMDAASIANWQGLVRDVAAAPQIVNYAVRLVLATQPAKQHSTELVNKYVRFGSSPRGAQALMLGGKVSALRSGRYNVGFDDIRVAALPALRHRIILNFEAEADGVTSDQIVADLLTKTDTAAKVA